In the Paenibacillus pabuli genome, one interval contains:
- a CDS encoding GntR family transcriptional regulator, protein MQLLKKLALYKQIREDILQKIKSGRLRPTDRIPSEQELMDEFRVSKITVRNALTLLADEGLIIRVQGKGSFVSSSLVVSSINSLPSPCSASSMPLIGFIIPTMRTRVIQKLVDYTEQFLHEAGLSMILSITRESSSIESNVIRTLTELGVKGLIVFPTEDEKYNESLLRLSLDKFPCVFIDRYLRNIETYTITSDNYGGAYKAVSHLLSKSHQQIALISPENANTAVEDRTLGFEQAYTDQGISIDKSLWCHIPLDILRGEQALDYVSDFLQEHSEISAVFSLTEETARLTSAAIRRLNDHSNIDLLSFDNPHLSGVAYVQQDEQEMARTAVKLLREQMEDIYSPKNAVIPVQLIFP, encoded by the coding sequence ATGCAACTTTTGAAAAAGCTGGCGCTCTACAAACAAATTCGTGAAGATATTCTACAGAAAATTAAATCAGGGCGGCTTCGGCCAACGGACCGAATTCCTTCTGAGCAAGAACTAATGGACGAATTCAGAGTAAGTAAAATAACCGTCAGGAACGCCCTAACCCTACTAGCTGACGAAGGATTAATTATACGCGTACAAGGCAAAGGCTCTTTCGTCTCTTCTAGTCTCGTTGTTTCCAGCATCAATTCTCTGCCATCCCCATGCAGCGCGTCCTCCATGCCGCTCATCGGCTTCATCATTCCGACGATGAGGACCCGTGTCATTCAGAAGCTCGTTGATTACACGGAACAATTCCTGCATGAAGCCGGTCTCAGCATGATACTTAGCATCACGCGCGAGTCCTCCTCTATTGAATCCAACGTCATTCGTACACTGACGGAGCTTGGTGTGAAGGGGCTGATCGTTTTTCCGACAGAAGATGAGAAATACAACGAATCATTACTGCGTCTGTCGCTCGATAAATTCCCGTGTGTGTTCATCGACCGCTATCTGCGAAACATTGAGACGTACACCATTACTTCCGACAATTACGGCGGTGCGTACAAGGCTGTCTCCCATTTGCTATCCAAGAGTCATCAGCAGATTGCACTCATCTCACCTGAAAATGCCAATACAGCCGTCGAGGATCGCACGCTCGGCTTCGAGCAGGCGTACACAGATCAAGGCATCTCGATTGACAAGAGCTTGTGGTGTCACATCCCTCTCGACATTCTACGCGGCGAGCAAGCATTGGACTATGTAAGCGACTTCTTGCAGGAACACAGCGAAATTTCAGCAGTCTTCTCCTTGACTGAAGAAACCGCACGCCTTACATCGGCCGCTATCCGTCGTCTGAACGATCACTCAAATATCGATTTGCTATCTTTCGATAATCCACATCTTTCTGGCGTAGCTTATGTACAGCAGGATGAACAGGAAATGGCACGAACAGCCGTAAAGCTGTTACGTGAACAAATGGAAGATATTTATTCTCCTAAGAACGCCGTCATTCCCGTGCAACTCATCTTCCCTTGA